A genomic window from Neoarius graeffei isolate fNeoGra1 chromosome 5, fNeoGra1.pri, whole genome shotgun sequence includes:
- the nradd gene encoding tumor necrosis factor receptor superfamily member 16, with translation MKGVAAVLTLYLHITALQVEAGDVCASGKFTSSGECCSLCPAGTGVASDCEQEDTKCQPCQEGVTFSDSEGLSGCQPCSQCPLGIPQLARCTITQDAHCDCGKGFYLWKQTNETNTFCASCTSCNQGEGVVRACGPAGDTVCQPCGPGTFSEDKSYSQACMPCSWCAEDKVEIRPCQAKSNTLCMDQDLHIFSRNGSQGPWAFPRRPIPSDEDGEKNRVATGSEAPDLGSQDHQGGNNILIYVSVLAAVVLGLLVYVGYKCWKSFQQKAALGKARAAELNYVVEGEKLHSDSGVFLDSHSLQENQLSKAGSKQDSKQDSRYINLPPHRQEEVEKLLGEGGSGSWRQLATVLGYEQERVDMFGRGEDPIHTLLTDWAQQDTSTLELLSTALSNIERHDVAKALSSPNQGITMV, from the exons ATGAAGGGAGTCGCTGCAGTTCTCACTCTGTACCTCCACATCACAGCCCTCCAG GTGGAGGCAGGTGATGTGTGCGCTAGCGGGAAGTTTACATCCTCAGGTGAGTGCTGTAGTCTGTGTCCTGCGGGCACAGGAGTGGCGTCCGATTGTGAACAAGAAGACACCAAATGCCAGCCGTGCCAAGAGG GTGTGACGTTCTCAGACTCTGAGGGACTGTCAGGGTGCCAGCCTTGTTCGCAATGCCCTCTCGGTATCCCTCAGCTGGCACGCTGCACCATTACCCAAGACGCCCACTGTGACTGCGGCAAGGGCTTCTACCTGTGGAAGCAGACGAACGAAACCAACACTTTCTGTGCCTCATGTACCAGCTGTAACCAAGGAGAGGGCGTAGTGCGGGCATGTGGCCCTGCAGGAGACACTGTGTGCCAGCCTTGTGGTCCGGGCACTTTCTCAGAGGATAAAAGCTACAGCCAGGCCTGCATGCCATGCTCCTGGTGCGCAGAGGACAAGGTGGAGATCCGGCCTTGCCAGGCCAAGTCAAACACACTCTGCATGG ATCAAGACCTGCACATCTTTTCGAGGAATGGTTCTCAGGGGCCGTGGGCGTTCCCACGTCGACCTATCCCATCTGACGAGGACGGTGAGAAGAATAGAGTGGCGACAGGATCTGAAGCCCCAGACCTTGGCTCTCAGGACCATCAGGGAGGCAACAACATCCTGATCTATGTGTCTGTGCTGGCGGCTGTGGTGCTGGGACTCCTGGTTTACGTAGGGTACAAGTG CTGGAAATCATTCCAGCAGAAGGCGGCTCTGGGGAAAGCCCGGGCTGCAGAGCTGAACTATGTGGTCGAAGGCGAGAAACTACACAGCGACAGCGGCGTGTTCCTCGACTCTCACAGCCTGCAGGAGAACCAGCTGAGCAAAG CAGGCAGCAAGCAGGACAGCAAGCAGGACTCGCGCTACATTAACCTGCCTCCTCACAGGCAGGAGGAGGTGGAGAAGCTCCTGGGTGAGGGCGGAAGTGGGAGCTGGAGGCAACTAGCCACTGTGTTGGGTTACGAGCAGGAGCGAGTGGATATGTTTGGCCGTGGCGAGGATCCCATCCACACACTGCTCACTGACTGGGCGCAACAGGACACCTCAACCCTCGAGCTGCTGTCCACTGCACTGAGCAACATCGAGCGCCACGATGTAGCCAAAGCACTCAGTTCCCCCAATCAAGGTATTACCATGGTCTGA